The following proteins are encoded in a genomic region of Zea mays cultivar B73 chromosome 9, Zm-B73-REFERENCE-NAM-5.0, whole genome shotgun sequence:
- the LOC103638062 gene encoding probable tRNA N6-adenosine threonylcarbamoyltransferase, translating into MDVSFSGILSFIEAAAIEKLKNNECTPADLCYSLQETIFAMLVEITERAMAHCDSKDILIVGGVGCNERLQEMMKIMCSERGGRLFATDDRYCIDNGAMIAYTGLLAYAHGMTTPLEESTFTQRFQTDEVHAIWREKEMPVLNNTHSDAIAEVSIDEASMATPIVIDY; encoded by the exons TGAAAAGCTTAAAAATAATGAGTGCACACCTGCGGACCTATGCTACTCATTGCAG GAAACTATCTTTGCCATGCTTGTCGAAATTACTGAACGTGCCATGGCACACTGTGATTCAAAGGACATTCTTATTGTTGGTGGCGTCGGTTGCAACGAACGTTTACAGGAGATGATGAAGATTATGTGCTCAGAAAGAGGGGGTAGGCTGTTTGCAACTGATGACCGCTATTGTATAGACAATGGGGCAATGATTGCATATACTGGTTTACTGGCGTATGCACATGGCATGACCACTCCCCTTGAGGAGTCGACATTTACACAAAGATTCCAAACTGATGAAGTTCATGCAATTTGGAGAGAGAAGGAGATGCCGGTGCTAAATAACACCCATTCAGATGCAATTGCTGAAGTTTCTATAGATGAAGCCTCCATGGCGACACCAATCGTTATAGATTACTGA